Proteins encoded together in one Xiphophorus maculatus strain JP 163 A chromosome 13, X_maculatus-5.0-male, whole genome shotgun sequence window:
- the LOC111610461 gene encoding gastrula zinc finger protein XlCGF8.2DB-like — translation MMIHTGEKPFSCVTCGKSFLQEPHLTRHMMIHTGEKSFSCVNCGKSFSGKYNLTQHMRIHTGEKQFSCVTCGKSFFQKHDLTRHVMIHTGEKQFSCMTCGKSFIRKHDLTQHMMIHTGEKPFSCVNCLKSFSHKANLTKHMRIHNGEKPFSCVNCGKCFIQKSNLTTHLMIHSGEKPFSCVTCGKSFIRKQDLTEHMMIHTGEK, via the coding sequence atgatgattcacactggtgaaaagccgttttcatgcgtgacctgtggaaagagttttcTTCAAGAACCGCATTTAACtaggcacatgatgattcacactggtgaaaagtcattttcatgcgtgaactgtggaaaaagtttcagtggaaaatataatttgactCAGCatatgaggattcacactggtgaaaagcagttttcatgtgtgacctgtggaaaaagtttttttcaaaaacatgatttaactcGTCAtgtgatgattcacactggtgaaaagcagttttcatgtatgacctgtgggaaaagttttattcgaaaacatgatttaactcagcacatgatgattcacactggtgaaaagccgttttcatgtgtgaactgtttaaaaagttttagtcataaagcgaatttaactaagcacatgaggattcacaatggtgaaaagccgttttcatgtgtgaactgtggaaaatgttttattcaaaaatcgAATTTAACTACGCATCTGATGATTCActctggtgaaaagccgttttcatgtgtgacctgtggaaaaagttttattcgaaaacaggatttaactgagcacatgatgattcacactggtgaaaag